A single Vigna radiata var. radiata cultivar VC1973A chromosome 8, Vradiata_ver6, whole genome shotgun sequence DNA region contains:
- the LOC106771920 gene encoding uncharacterized protein LOC106771920 isoform X5 encodes MKGGRSHRPQSSDPPDEWVDGSWTVDCICGVTFDDGEEMVKCDECGVWVHTRCSRYVKGDDTFACDKCKARHNNNPEETEVAQFLVELPTKTISMDNKKALPSRPRLWTDKPIQERVHVQGPPGGDPSIFSATSVSSIFSPHLWKACGYVPKKFNFQYKEFPFWSDNDDDMDNVNESLQAQTEAQPQAQDNNKNGAGALVYLSKDGDNNGAALVLDPSSVDARSGHAKETETGKFGSEDVPPRVRSEVKKERTLLRPPVVHNSKRSKGDFRSSNSKDRSGKKRVRTTSDREVDPMRRTLHSSKSVFTTTGDAKQVDFYEDRGPKILKADTRSIKNKNLKETVVQECVSDDYLAVDTIMEEPNNNIATTEDSSEPLYPDTTRHGVSVVDVPAEEKPNHKPPTVVEMSSKTDDAVTSALKQNNVGNASAKEKDGDCSVADNADDSLVARSAASPHTEGYCGSAPELADNQFSQDLERNKRTSSTKCKVKMKREDDIDNFKKPSIFHPSPISDLKNNEKLSDHKSDVEVNDAPVPSLPSCENKVGSVDISSEVIPADYINKPNELSGDICPRKQELEGYEGSLETQKVFSEIKDGSDSAKDPSRSEALGCPAKVLACVGKSSPTSSTMNSKSLGHHDIKSEDTETANPFTKHGAMTDSSVQIKNENCTSNVARDDNPKKSVRERPKSSLNSNSKGLHSSRSVHNSVSKQANSDVRDSVSVSSKSLIHQTASISGSSESNVSLHNQKVQVQNKISSSAPQKVEKVNQTNIATSSKLNQGHVPSTNPSPISNSSMLSDEELALLLHQELNSSPRVPRVPRARHAGSLPQLSSASATSMLMKRTSGGGKDHYLVSRRKHKDASRDGSGSSRDLEDEAKKVEKEKGPTSSDQRKQDMSYMEDAPAREEGPASMTAANSIAKNIVSSTSAIANSDPSSPPEDQNLSSMRNSPRNISDDDTATAGRPAHHTLPGLINEIIMSKGRRMTYEELCSAVLPHWHNLRKHNGERYAYSSHSQAVLDCLRNRQEWARLVDRGPKLGYLIQVLLH; translated from the exons ATGAAAGGGGGGCGATCGCATCGCCCTCAGAGCTCTGACCCACCGGATGAGTGGGTGGACGGGTCGTGGACGGTGGATTGTATCTGCGGCGTGACCTTCGATGACGGCGAGGAGATGGTGAAGTGCGACGAGTGCGGCGTGTGGGTCCACACGCGCTGCTCGCGGTACGTGAAGGGCGACGACACCTTCGCCTGCGACAAGTGCAAGGCCAGGCACAACAACAACCCGGAGGAGACCGAGGTGGCACAGTTCCTCGTGGAACTCCCCACCAAAACCATCTCCATGGACAACAAAAAGGCCCTACCCTCTCGGCCCAGGCTCTGGACTGATAAGCCCATCCAGGAGCGGGTCCACGTCCAGGGCCCACCTGGAGGCGACCCTTCCATCTTTTCGGCCACCTCCGTGTCCTCGATTTTCTCCCCTCACCTCTGGAAGGCCTGCGGGTACGTTCCCAAGAAGTTTAATTTCCAGTACAAGGAGTTTCCCTTCTGGAGCGATAACGATGATGATATGGATAACGTTAACGAGAGTTTACAAGCACAAACAGAAGCTCAACCACAGGCACAAGATAATAACAAAAACGGGGCTGGGGCTCTTGTTTATTTGTCTAAAGACGGTGATAATAATGGTGCGGCTCTTGTATTGGACCCTTCCTCTGTTGATGCGAGATCTGGTCACGCGAAGGAAACCGAAACGGGCAAGTTTGGAAGCGAGGATGTGCCGCCTCGTGTCCGCAGTGAGGTGAAGAAGGAGAGGACTCTGCTGAGACCTCCTGTTGTTCATAACAGTAAGCGCAGCAAAGGGGATTTCAGGTCTTCAAATTCGAAAGACCGGAGCGGGAAGAAGCGGGTTAGGACTACTTCTGACAGAGAGGTGGATCCCATGAGGAGAACTCTGCATTCTTCTAAATCAG TATTTACAACCACCGGTGATGCAAAACAAGTGGACTTTTATGAGGACAGAGGACCAAAGATTTTAAAGGCTGACACTAGGAgcataaagaataaaaacttaaaagagaCAGTTGTTCAAGAATGTGTTTCTGATGATTATTTGGCTGTTGATACCATCATGGAGGAGCCAAATAATAACATAGCAACTACGGAGGACTCTTCAGAACCATTATATCCTGACACGACTAGACATGGTGTTTCTGTTGTAGACGTTCCAGCAGAAGAGAAGCCTAATCATAAACCTCCTACTGTGGTGGAGATGTCTTCTAAGACTGATGATGCTGTTACATCGGCTTTAAAGCAGAATAATGTTGGAAATGCTTCAGCTAAAGAAAAG GATGGGGATTGCTCAGTAGCTGATAATGCAGATGATAGTTTAGTAGCCAGAAGTGCTGCAAGTCCTCACACAGAAGGTTATTGCGGTTCTGCACCAGAACTTGCAGATAACCAATTTTCTCAAGATCTTGAACGCAACAAGCGTACAAGCTCTACAAAATGCAAAGTTAAGATGAAGAGGGAAGACGACATTGATAATTTTAAGAAGCCCTCAATTTTTCATCCTTCTCCTATCAGTGATcttaaaaacaatgaaaaactaTCTGATCACAAATCTGATGTTGAAGTGAATGATGCACCAGTTCCTAGTTTACCATCATGTGAAAATAAGGTCGGCAGTGTTGACATTTCATCAGAAGTAATCCCTGCTGATTATATCAATAAGCCCAATGAATTATCTGGTGATATTTGTCCTAGAAAGCAAGAACTGGAGGGTTATGAAGGTTCCTTGGAAACACAAAAGGTATTTTCTGAAATCAAAGATGGTTCAGATTCTGCTAAAGATCCTTCAAGATCTGAAGCACTTGGATGTCCAGCTAAAGTGCTAGCATGTGTTGGAAAGTCATCTCCAACTTCGTCAACCATGAACTCCAAATCATTGGGTCATCATGATATCAAATCTGAAGATACCGAAACAGCTAATCCTTTTACAAAGCATGGAGCGATGACTGATTCTAGTGTTCAGATAAAGAATGAAAACTGTACAAGTAATGTTGCCAGGGATGACAATCCAAAGAAGTCTGTAAGAGAGCGACCAAAATCCTCCTTGAATTCCAATTCAAAGGGATTGCATTCAAGCAGGAGTGTGCATAATTCTGTCTCCAAGCAAGCAAACTCAGATGTGAGGGATTCCGTTTCAGTATCTTCCAAGTCTTTGATACATCAGACTGCAAGTATATCAGGCTCTAGTGAGTCCAATGTATCATTGCACAATCAGAAGGTTCAAGTGCAGAATAAGATTTCATCTTCAGCACCACAGAAAGTTGAAAAAGTTAACCAAACAAACATTGCCACTTCCTCTAAGTTGAACCAAGGTCATGTGCCATCAACGAATCCTTCTCCAATATCAAATTCTTCAATGTTGAGTGATGAAGAG CTCGCTCTGCTACTGCACCAAGAACTGAATAGTTCACCCCGTGTACCCCGTGTACCCCGAGCACGCCATGCAGGTAGCTTGCCCCAGCTTAGTTCTGCTAGTGCTACAAGCATGCTAATGAAGCGAACATCAGGTGGAGGAAAGGATCATTATTTG GTATCTAGACGAAAACACAAGGATGCATCTAGAGATGGGTCTGGCAGTTCTCGTGATCTGGAAGATGAAGCTAAAAAGGTAGAGAAGGAGAAGGGTCCAACCTCTTCTGATCAGAGGAAACAAGATATGTCATATATGGAGGATGCTCCTGCGAGGGAAGAAGGCCCTGCATCTATGACAGCAGCAAACTCAATCGCAAAAAACATTGTTTCTTCCACGTCTGCAATAGCAAACAGTGATCCTTCCTCCCCTCCAGAGGATCAGAATCTATCATCCATGCGAAACTCACCTAGGAATATCTCTGATGATGATACAGCGACTGCTGGAAGGCCAGCTCATCACACCTTACCTG gtttaatcaatgaaattatTATGAGCAAAGGCAGGCGCATGACATATGAGGAACTCTGTAGTGCTGTGCTACCG CACTGGCATAACTTGAGGAAACACAATGGAGAGCGTTACGCATACTCAAGTCACTCCCAGGCTGTTCTTGATTGTTTGAGGAACCGGCAAGAATGGGCAAGGTTGGTTGATCGTGGTCCAAAG CTTGGTTACTTGATACAGGTCTTGCTCCACTGA